From Rhodopseudomonas palustris:
ACCTGGAAATATCCGAGCTGCATTCTGCGCGGCGACAATTCGCGTGGCGAATTCTATTCGATCGCGATCTCGAACGGCTATCAGCAGGTCGACTCGGGCACCAAGATGATCCATCTCGGCAACAACACCACGAGCCGGATCATCTCCAAGGGCATCGCGGCCGGCCGCTCGCAGAACACCTATCGCGGCCTCGTCACCGCGCACCGCAAGGCCAAGGGCGCGCGCAACTTCACCGCCTGCGACTCGCTGCTGATCGGCGACCAGTGCGGCGCGCACACCGTGCCGTATATCGAGGCCAAGAACGCCTCGGCGCTGTTCGAGCACGAAGCGACGACGTCGAAGATCTCCGAGGACGTGCTGTTCTACTGCGTGCAGCGTGGGCTGTCGCAGGAAGAAGCGGTCGGCCTCGTGGTCAACGGCTTCGTCAAGGACGTGCTGCAGCAACTGCCGATGGAGTTCGCGGTGGAGGCCCAGAAGCTGATCTCGATCAGCCTCGAAGGCTCGGTCGGATAATCCGGAAGCCCTCATCCTGAGGAGGTCGCGAAGCGGCCGTCTCGAAGGATGGCAACGATAAAGTCATATCAACTCGTCCTTCGAGACGCGCGCGAGGCGCGCTCCTCAGGACGAGGGCCACACAGGAAGGCTGGCAATGTCCGCACTGCTCGAAGTCAAAAATCTCCAGGTCCGCGTCGCCGAGCGCGAAATTCTGCATGGGCTGACGCTCAGCGTGAATGCCGGCGAGGTGCACGCGATCATGGGGCCGAACGGCTCCGGCAAGTCGACGCTCTCCCACGTGATCGCCGGCAAGCCGGGCTACGAAGTCACCGGCGGCGAGATCCTGTTCAAGGGCGAGGACCTGCTGGCGATGGCGCCGGACGAGCGCGCCGCCAAGGGCGTGTTTCTGGCGTTTCAGTATCCGGTCGAAATTCCCGGCGTGGCGACGATGACGTTCCTGCGCACCGCGCTGAACGCGCAGCGCAAGTCGCGCGGCGAAGTCGAACTGTCGACGCCGGATTTCCTCAAGCGCGTCCGCGAGGTCGCAAGCTCGCTCGGCATTCCGCAGGAGATGCTGAAGCGCGGCGTCAATGTCGGCTTCTCCGGCGGCGAGAAGAAGCGCAACGAAGTGCTGCAGATGGCGTTGTTCCAGCCGAGCCTGTGCATCCTCGACGAAATGGACTCGGGCCTCGACATCGACGCGCTGCGCATCGCCTCCGAAGGCGTCAACGCGCTGCGCACGCCGGACCGCGCGATGGTGGTGATCACCCATTATCAGCGGCTCCTGGACTACATCGTACCCGACCACGTCCACGTGATGTCGCGCGGCAGGGTGGTGAAGAGCGGCGGCAAGGAACTGGCGCTCGAACTCGAAGCCAATGGCTACGCGCAATATCAGGACGCTGCGGCCTAAGGCGGATCGGACGGATCAAGATGAATATCGCAGTGGCGAAGACCGACAAGATGGACATGGCGGGCGCGAATTTAGCGAGCGTCGCCGCGCGCCAGCCGGAGGCCGGCAAGGTCGCGGACGCCCGCCGCGAGGCCCTTGACGCGTTCCAGCGCACCGGCCTGCCGCATCGCCGGATCGAGGACTGGAAGTACACCGATCTGCGCGCGCTGATGCGCGAGGTGCTGCCGGTGGCGCCTGCGCCCGACGCCGCGGCGCTGGCGCGGGCCGAGGCGGCGGTGAAGCTGCACGCGATCGAGGGCGTCCGCCGGCTGGTGCTGGTCGACGGCGCGCTGGCGACCAGCCTGTCGGATCTTGCGGCGCTGGAGCCGGGGCTGTCGATCCGCAGCCTGCGCGATGCGCTCGACGCCGGCGACGACCGGCTGCTGTCGCTCGACAATTCCAACCCGATGACGGCGCTGAACACCGCGCTGATGACCGACGGTGTGGTGATCGATGTCGCCGACGGCGCCAAGCCTGCGCGGCCGCTGCACATCCTGCACATCGCCTCGGGCGGAGCAGCATCGGCGATGTTCACGCGCACGCTGGTCTCGCTCGGCAAGGATGCCGCCGCGACCGTGGTCGAGAGCTACGTCGCCGGAGAAGGCGCGGGCGTCTATCAGGTGCACGACGCGGCGGTGATCGCGATCGGCGACGGCGCGCGGCTGGATCACGTCCGGCTGATCGAAGATTCGCGCGAGGCGTTCAACATCGCCGCGGCCGAAGTGCGCGTCGGCGCGCATGCACACTACAACGTCGTCGGAATCGCGACCGGCGCGCTGGTCAGCCGCTATTCGTCGACCGTGACGATCGCCGGCGAGCACGCGCATGTCGAAACCAACGGCGTCAATCTCTTGAACGGCAAGCAGCACGCCGACACCACGCTGGTGATGAATCACGACGTGCCGCATTGCGTCAGCCGCGAAGGCTTTCGCGCGGTGGCCGACGATCGCGGGCACTCGGTGTTCCAGGGCCGCATCAACGTGCGCCAGCCGGCGCAAAAGACCGACGCCAAGA
This genomic window contains:
- the sufC gene encoding Fe-S cluster assembly ATPase SufC, with the protein product MSALLEVKNLQVRVAEREILHGLTLSVNAGEVHAIMGPNGSGKSTLSHVIAGKPGYEVTGGEILFKGEDLLAMAPDERAAKGVFLAFQYPVEIPGVATMTFLRTALNAQRKSRGEVELSTPDFLKRVREVASSLGIPQEMLKRGVNVGFSGGEKKRNEVLQMALFQPSLCILDEMDSGLDIDALRIASEGVNALRTPDRAMVVITHYQRLLDYIVPDHVHVMSRGRVVKSGGKELALELEANGYAQYQDAAA
- the sufD gene encoding Fe-S cluster assembly protein SufD produces the protein MNIAVAKTDKMDMAGANLASVAARQPEAGKVADARREALDAFQRTGLPHRRIEDWKYTDLRALMREVLPVAPAPDAAALARAEAAVKLHAIEGVRRLVLVDGALATSLSDLAALEPGLSIRSLRDALDAGDDRLLSLDNSNPMTALNTALMTDGVVIDVADGAKPARPLHILHIASGGAASAMFTRTLVSLGKDAAATVVESYVAGEGAGVYQVHDAAVIAIGDGARLDHVRLIEDSREAFNIAAAEVRVGAHAHYNVVGIATGALVSRYSSTVTIAGEHAHVETNGVNLLNGKQHADTTLVMNHDVPHCVSREGFRAVADDRGHSVFQGRINVRQPAQKTDAKMMTRALLLSDEAEADNKPELEIFADDVTCGHGAAIGALDDQLLFYLRARGLAEKEAEALLIQAFVGEAIEAIADDNLRELAIGAAERWLAARG